TTGTCATCTTCAGCCTTGTCTACCGCTGTATAAGCAGCACAATTAATACAATAGTCAAAATTTAATTCAGTAAATAACGTCTGAATTTCTTTTTCATTTGTAATATCTAATTCCTTTGAAGTTTTAAAGAAAAAGTTATAGTTAGGATAATCTCTGGAAGCATCTTTTAGGCAACGCGCCAATTGCCCATTGGCACCTGTCACTAAAATGTTTTTGAAGTTTTTCATTACAATTTAGCGTTGTTAAATTTTGGTAGGATTAAATCTTTTGACGACACTTTTAAATACTTATCCTCAACCTTCCAATCTATATTTAATTCCTCATCGTTATATATAATTCCACCTTCGGACGCCGCATTATAGAAATTATCGCATTTATAGAAAAATACTGCAGTATCACTTAATACAGAGAATCCGTGACCAAATCCTCTCGGAATATATAATTGTTTATTATTTTTCTCAGAAAGCTCAATAGCATAATGCTTGCCAAATGTCGAAGAGTCTCTTCTAAGATCTACTGCAATGTCTAATACGGTGCCTTTTAATACACGAACTAATTTTGCTTGAGCATATATCCCTTTTTGGTAGTGAATAGCTCTTATGACGCCTCTTGTTGAGTATGATTGATTGTCTTGCACAAATTTTGTTTCGGTTTCAGTTAACTCATTAAATTTTTCTTCGTTGAAGCTCTCAAAAAAGTAACCGCGATCATCCTCAAATTTCTTTGGTTCTATTACGAAACAGCCTTTTAAATAGGTTTCTTTTACTTGCATTATTTACTTTTTAGTATGCCTAGAAGATTTTTTCCGTACCCACTTTTCATTAGGGGTTCTGCAAGTTTTATCAATTGCTTTTTGTTTATGAACCCCATTTCATAGGCTGCGCCCTCAATGGTTCCAATTTTTAAGCCTTGACGTTCTTCAATAACTTCAACAAATTGAGATGCTTGCATTAAAGACTGGAAGGTACCTGTATCTAGCCAAGCTGTTCCTCTATCCAAAATACTAACATTTAATTTGTTTTTTTCTAAATACACTTTATTGATATCTGTAATTTCTAATTCACCTCGGTGACTAGGAGCTATGTTCTTTGCAATATTTACAACCTCATTGTCATAAAAATAGATTCCTGGAACCGCATAATTTGATTTAGGTTCTAATGGTTTTTCTTCAATACTAATTGCTTTACCTTCTTCATTGAACTCTACCACTCCGTAACGTTCTGGATCATGCACTCTATAGGCATAGATAAGACCACCGTCAGGGTCATTATTTGATTGTAATAATTTGGCTAATCCAGAACCATAAAATATATTATCTCCTAGAATTAATGCAACTTTATCAGTTCCAATGAATTCTTCTCCTATGATGAAAGCCTCAGCTAAGCCGTTAGGGGCATCTTGGACAGCATATTCAAATCTACAACCGTATTTAGTTCCATCGCCTAATAAGTCCTCAAACAATGGAAGATCTTTAGGGGTTGAAATGATTAATATTTCATTTATTCCAGCGTAAATCAGGGTAGACAACGGGTAATAAATCATTGGCTTATCATAAATAGGCATCAATTGCTTACTTACGGATAAAGTTAATGGGTGTAAACGTGTACCAGAACCTCCTGCTAAAATTATTCCTTTCATTTTAATGAGTTTTTTGTGACTTTTATTCTTGATACATATTCATGTAATAGTTTTTGTAAGAACCACTAGTAACATTTTCAAGCCAATCTCTGTTATTCAAAAACCAATCTATGGTTTTAGATAAACCTTCTTCAAAAGTGACTGATGGTTTCCAACCTAATTCTTTATTTATTTTGGTAGCGTCAATAGCGTAGCGTAAATCATGACCTGGTCTATCTTTAACATAAGTGATTAATTTTTCACTATCTCCAGCAGGACGCTTCAATTTAGTATCCATTAATTTGCATAGCAGTTTGACTAAATCCAAATTTTTCCACTCATTAAACCCTCCAATATTATAGGTTTCATGATTTTTTCCTTCATGAAAGGCTAAATCTATTGCTATAGCATGGTCCTCAACATAGAGCCAGTCTCTAGTATAATTGCCATCTCCATAAACCGGTAAACTTTTTTTATTAATTATATTATTAATAAAAAGTGGAATTAATTTCTCAGGAAAATGATTTGGTCCATAATTATTGGAACAATTAGAAATTATAAAAGGCAAATTATAAGTTTCACCATAAGCACGTACAAAGTGGTCAGAACTTGCTTTGGATGCGGAATAGGGTGAATTTGGATCATAAGATGTTGTTTCCGTAAATAAGCCCGTTGCTCCTAAAGAACCATAAACTTCATCTGTACTAACATGGTAAAAAAGTTTTCCTTCTAGATTTTCTTTCCATAGTTCTTTAGATGCGTTTAATAAATTTACTGTTCCTATCACATTTGTTTTCACAAAGGAAAGAGGATCTGTAATAGATCTATCCACATGTGATTCTGCAGCAAGGTGGATTACTCGGTCAAACTTATATTTATTGAAGATTGCATCTATAAAAGGAGCATCTGTAATATCTCCTTTTAAAAATGTATAATTTTCTGAATGTTCAATATCTTTTAAGTTCTCTAAATTACCAGCATATGTCAATGCATCTAAATTATAGATGTTATAATTTGGATAATTTTGGACCATTCTTCGGATAACGTGTGAGCCAATAAAACCAGCTCCTCCTGTAATAAGAATATTCATGGATTAATGTTTAGTATAATTTTTTAGATATTTATTCAGTGATAATAAGCCTAATATAAATAGCGCTAACCCTAATAGAATTGTAGGAACTAAAAACTTATAGCTATTCCAGATTCCTTTAATTTCAACTCCTTTTCTCGGGAATGCAGAGATCACATTTAATATACTAGATTTATTGGCTTTCTCTTCATTTAATAAGACAAGGCTTTCTTTAAGTTCCTCCATTTTATTAATTAACGAAAGTTCTTTATTGTCTTTACTTCCACCTTCTCCAAGACTTATGTTGGTGCCTTGCATAGGTTTATCTGCTTCTTTGAGCATAACTCTTTTGTATAAAAGCTGTAAAGAGTCTATTTCAGTGATTTGCTTGCCGTATATACTGTCCTGTAGTTTGATGTTGATATCACTGATGTCCTTCTGTAAATTGAAATAATCATTCCTTGAAATTGAATTGATAATTGCGTCTTGAATTTTTTTTCCAACACCATTGTTCGTGGCTATCAGAGCAATGGTATGAAACCGCGCATCTAATGAATTAAAATTTTTAAGATATGCTTCCATATCTATCGCTTTTTGTGTGGTAGTATCTAAACTTTTTACAAATTTATCAAACAATTGAACTTTCTGATTCTCATCAGAATAGGACTCCACAGTGAATTTTTTTATAGAACTGGCTTCTTTTAGGGTAATATCTAATGCTTCCGCTAAGGCAATAGAATCTTCTGATTTGGCTAATTCATTATAAAAATTAATATTATTATAGAGTTGTTGGACACTATTAAAGTTGGGTTCTACAACCATGGTAGAAAGGTAAGCAGGTTCTTTATTAACATCAAGATAGACTCCGATTGCTATTCCGATAACAGCAACAATAGCAAATTTGATAAAGTGTTTTTGTATGAATTGTAAGAAAATTATGATTGCGCCAAAAATCCCTTTAAAAATATCACCAATAAATCGGAAAAGTTTCTTAATACCATTTCCAATTAAATGGAATAATTGCCCTAAGTCTACTTCATCAGAATTTGAAGAAGGTTGTTGTGGTGTTTGGTTGTTCATGCTTACTTATGACTTAAATATTTGTTCTAAAATTTTATCAGTAATTAAATAGGTTGGTTTTACTCCCGTGGTACCTAATCCGCCAGAAGCTAGAGTGCTCCCTGTTTCTAATGGGTTGTCAGAGGCATAATATGCATAACGAACTTTTACATCTTCACGTATACTTTTACGTACTTTTGAAGCAGATTGTATTGCTTTTTGATAATGTACACCTTCCATTTCTAACCCAATAACGTTCCAGGTAGAGGCGTGGAAAAATTTCAAGATATCTTTATTCTGCAACGAAGTTCCTAAAACGGTAATCATAGCCCCCTCTAAAACCTTCAATCCATTGCCCTTGAAATCGTCGGCAGTTAATTCATTTTTAAAAGGATAATTATCTGCTGTTCCTTCAAATACATGCGCTGTTGGTATCATTAAATCACCTTTTCCGCCTTCTAATATTCCGGCCTTTCCCATAATGGAAATAGAGTGAACATCTATAAAAACAGGCTGATTTTTCTTAACCTTATAAGGTTTTAATAGTTCATCTATAGTTTCGTAAGCTTGTTCTCCAAAAGCGTAATCCATTACAAATATAATAGGTTTTTTCTCACTTGGGAGGTCTTTTTCGAAAGAGTAGCTGCAGACATCATCCGTAAATTTGGCGGTATCAAATATCTGAACGTCTATATTAGTACCCGAAACATCATCAATAGCGATCATTCCATTCTTAATGGCAACGGCAGTTACTTTGTTTCTTAGTTCTGCGTTTTCAGATGAACTTAGTTTCTCATAAATTTCTAAAGAATCATCATTAGGGAATTCTTTTTTCAATGCTTTTCTAGCAAATAAAGAATTCATCACACTGTGCATGTTGGCACTTATAATATGGATGGGCCTATCTAATAAACCAGCTGTATTTAAGGTTTCTTTTATAGCATCTGACCAACGTTCTCCGTGAATGTGGTGTCCTAGTCGCTCTCTCAATAGAGGCGTAAAGGTTATAGCACGTTTGTCTCCTGTTAATTCTTCTTCAATGGCTAATTTTCCTAGCCAGTAAATAATCTTTAGAAAACGATCTGGATTCTTCTTAGTTGCAAATTTCTCATAAACTTCGATGATTTCTGCAAAAGAGCGTCCAAGAATATTTGCCGTATGAATTATAGCAATTTCTCGTTCTGCTTGGGTAAGTTTTGATTTGCTTATCGCATTTTCTAATTTTCCCCAATCACGAATTGTATTCCCGGTATCTTCAATAATTACGCGGGTTGCAATTTTATGAGATTCTATGAATAAGAAGGTTAAATGCGTTAGTATATCATAGATATCAGACCTACCTCTAGTAATCTCGATGTTCATT
This genomic stretch from Cellulophaga algicola DSM 14237 harbors:
- the rfbA gene encoding glucose-1-phosphate thymidylyltransferase RfbA, which gives rise to MKGIILAGGSGTRLHPLTLSVSKQLMPIYDKPMIYYPLSTLIYAGINEILIISTPKDLPLFEDLLGDGTKYGCRFEYAVQDAPNGLAEAFIIGEEFIGTDKVALILGDNIFYGSGLAKLLQSNNDPDGGLIYAYRVHDPERYGVVEFNEEGKAISIEEKPLEPKSNYAVPGIYFYDNEVVNIAKNIAPSHRGELEITDINKVYLEKNKLNVSILDRGTAWLDTGTFQSLMQASQFVEVIEERQGLKIGTIEGAAYEMGFINKKQLIKLAEPLMKSGYGKNLLGILKSK
- the rfbC gene encoding dTDP-4-dehydrorhamnose 3,5-epimerase, whose product is MQVKETYLKGCFVIEPKKFEDDRGYFFESFNEEKFNELTETETKFVQDNQSYSTRGVIRAIHYQKGIYAQAKLVRVLKGTVLDIAVDLRRDSSTFGKHYAIELSEKNNKQLYIPRGFGHGFSVLSDTAVFFYKCDNFYNAASEGGIIYNDEELNIDWKVEDKYLKVSSKDLILPKFNNAKL
- a CDS encoding DUF6909 family protein, producing MSKTTNTTRAQESTNAIERLYITMRHLFNRGFYKPMGVSGETLRNALLQLRPEIYGTIAEEKGELSGLIYVLERLPEGIEQCRFINLTSDEGYGKSHFEAIVPPKRRRNCYRIDDEQMNIEITRGRSDIYDILTHLTFLFIESHKIATRVIIEDTGNTIRDWGKLENAISKSKLTQAEREIAIIHTANILGRSFAEIIEVYEKFATKKNPDRFLKIIYWLGKLAIEEELTGDKRAITFTPLLRERLGHHIHGERWSDAIKETLNTAGLLDRPIHIISANMHSVMNSLFARKALKKEFPNDDSLEIYEKLSSSENAELRNKVTAVAIKNGMIAIDDVSGTNIDVQIFDTAKFTDDVCSYSFEKDLPSEKKPIIFVMDYAFGEQAYETIDELLKPYKVKKNQPVFIDVHSISIMGKAGILEGGKGDLMIPTAHVFEGTADNYPFKNELTADDFKGNGLKVLEGAMITVLGTSLQNKDILKFFHASTWNVIGLEMEGVHYQKAIQSASKVRKSIREDVKVRYAYYASDNPLETGSTLASGGLGTTGVKPTYLITDKILEQIFKS
- the rfbB gene encoding dTDP-glucose 4,6-dehydratase, encoding MNILITGGAGFIGSHVIRRMVQNYPNYNIYNLDALTYAGNLENLKDIEHSENYTFLKGDITDAPFIDAIFNKYKFDRVIHLAAESHVDRSITDPLSFVKTNVIGTVNLLNASKELWKENLEGKLFYHVSTDEVYGSLGATGLFTETTSYDPNSPYSASKASSDHFVRAYGETYNLPFIISNCSNNYGPNHFPEKLIPLFINNIINKKSLPVYGDGNYTRDWLYVEDHAIAIDLAFHEGKNHETYNIGGFNEWKNLDLVKLLCKLMDTKLKRPAGDSEKLITYVKDRPGHDLRYAIDATKINKELGWKPSVTFEEGLSKTIDWFLNNRDWLENVTSGSYKNYYMNMYQE